In Labrys monachus, the genomic stretch GCGCGGGGCCTATTATGGCGGCGACGGCGAGAAGCTCGACGTCAAATTCGAGATCAGCGAAAGGTCGCCGCGATCGCAGGCCCAGCACCAGTCGCAGGGCTGACCGCCCTCGCGCAGCGCGCCTGCCGCAATTGCCGGTTTGCGCGCATGCCGTCTTGCTCTAAAGGGACGCCTTGGGGGTGGCCGGCGGCGCGAAGTCGCGGCGCCTGGTTTCGTGGCTTGCGCCGGGAGTGGAGTCGATGACCTATTGCGTCGGAATTTCGGTGCGTGACGGCCTCGTGATGATCGCGGATACGCGCACCAATGCGGGCATCGACAACATCGCCACCTTCCGCAAGCTCCATGTCTTCGAGGAGCCCGGCGAGCGCATCATGGCCATGTGCACCTCCGGCAATCTCTCGGTCAGCCAGGCCGTGCTGAACTACGTCCAGGAAGGCATGGAGAATACCGAGACGGGCGTCGTCGATACGCTGATGACGATGCCGAGCATGTTCAAGGCGGCGCAGCTCATCGGGCGCGCCATCCGCACGGTATATGAAACCGACGGCCGCAGCCTCGAGGAGCACAACAGCCGCTTCGATGTCGCCATCCTCTTCGGCGGCCAGATCCGGGGCGGCAAGATGCGGCTCTTCATGATCTATTCCGCCGGCAATTTCATTGAGGTGACCGCCGACACCCCCTATCTCCAGATCGGCGAGCACAAATATGGCAAGCCCATCCTCGACCGGGCGGTCAACTTCAACACGGATATTCCGGACGCTCTCAAGATCGGCCTGATCTCGATGGACTCGACCATGCGCTCCAATCTGGGCGTCGGCATGCCCATCGACATCATGGTCGCCCATCGCGACGCGCTGAAGGCCGACATCAACTACCGGATCGAGCCGGGGGAACCTTATTATCACGACCTGCGCGAGCGCTGGTCGGCCGCGCTGCGGGCGGCCCACATCGCCATCCCCCGCCCGCCCTATGCGACGGGCAAGAACGGCGTGCTCGATGCGGGCTGAGGCAAGCCATGCGACCGAAGCCTTGAAACGCGACATGGGCCTGCTCCCTTCCGCCGCGAAGAGGAAGGGAGCCCGGGGCTTCGGGCAACCCTCAAGGGTTTGACAAGATGCCGTCGTCGGTCTCCCAGCCGATCGCGCGCCGCAGGAAAGCGTGGCCGAGGGCGATGAAGGAAGCCCGCTCGCTGTTGTCCTTGCCGTAGCCGTGCCCGCCGGCCTCCGGCTCGTAGAAGGAAGCTTCATAGCCCAGATCCTGGAGCTTGGCCGCCATCTTGCGGGCATGGCCGGGATGGACACGGTCATCCCGGCGGGTGGTCGCGATCAGAATCGGCGGATAGGGGCGATCGGCTTCGGCGCGATGATAGGCCGAGATGTCGCGGAGGAACGCCCAGTCGGCCGGCCGGTCCGGATCGCCATATTCGTCGATCCAGCTGGCGCCGGCGAGGAGCTTCGAATAGCGGCGCATGTCGATCAACGGGATGGTGCAGAACAGGGCGCCGAAGCGTTCGGGATATCGCGTCAGCATGTTGGCGATCAGAAGACCCCCGTTCGAGCCGCCCTCGGCGGCGATTCGGCCGGGCCGCGTCACGCCGCGCTTGACCAGATCCCGGGCCACGGCCGCGAAGTCGTCATGGGAGAGCCGCTTGCCCTCCCGGCGCCCGGCATCGTGCCAGCGCGAGCCGAACTCACCGCCGCCACGAATATTGGCGATGACGCTGGTGCCGCCGCGTTCGAGCCACAGCTTGCCGACGGCCGAGCCGTAATGAGGCTCGACCGTGACACCGAAGCCGCCATAGCCGGTCATGTGAACGGGCGCCTCGCCGGTGACGGCGGCCGGCCCCACCTGGACATAGGGAATCGCCTCGCCGTCGATCGAGACGGCGCTGTGGCGGGTGACGACCAGCCCCGAGGCGTCGAACGACGCCGGGCTGCGTTTCAGCAGCATCGGCGCACGGGGCTCGGCGGCCCCTTCGGCGATGTCGAGCAGGAGAATCTGCGGCGGCGTGACCGGATCTTCCACGGCGACGAGAAGCTCGCCATTGCTCTCGCTTTCATCCTCGTCGAGCGACCACAGGCTGACGACGCCCTTCCCGGGCAGATTGTCGATCGGATGCCGCTCCCAGCCATGACCTTCCGGAAACGCCGGCTCGGCGGGGACAGCGATCTCGAAGACGGGTTCGAGATTGTCCATGACCGACAGGACCAGGCGTCCGGCATTCCAGAAGAAGGCCTTCAGCACCCGCCGCTCGCCCGGCTCGAACAGCGTCGCGAACCGACGCTCCCCGGCGAGGAAGGCGAACAAGGAGATGCCGAGCAGCGTGTCGGCCGCATGGGTCGCCCCGCCGACCGTCCATGCCTTGCGCGGCTTCACGGCCAGCCAATCGCCGAAGACGTTCCAGGCGGCATCGAGCGGCAGGTCGAGGCGCTGGCGGGGCCCGCTCCGGTCGCCGACCCAGCCGATCGTATCGAAAAAGGCCGGTTTTTCCAGAAACCAGAGCCTTTCGCCGCCGGCCGTCCGATCGACCTCCGCCCACACGCTCATCGCATCGGCCGTGGTCTCGAAGATCACCGGCGCCGCGAGCGGATCGGCGCCGCGCCGCCACAGGCGTATGGTGCGCGCATAGCCCGAGCGGGTCGCCATGCCTTCGCCGAGGCTGCTCGCCATCGCGACGGTATCCCGGTCGATCCATGCCAGGCCTCCCTTGGCCTCCGGCAGGACGAAGCCGCCGGCGACGAAGCGGCGCTCCTCCAGGTCGAACTCGCGATGCATGGCGGCATCGCTGCCGCCGCGCGACAGCCTCGCCAGGGCACGCTGTGGCCGGGCACCCGCCTCGACCGCGGCGCCCGCCCAGATCCAG encodes the following:
- a CDS encoding peptidase; this encodes MTYCVGISVRDGLVMIADTRTNAGIDNIATFRKLHVFEEPGERIMAMCTSGNLSVSQAVLNYVQEGMENTETGVVDTLMTMPSMFKAAQLIGRAIRTVYETDGRSLEEHNSRFDVAILFGGQIRGGKMRLFMIYSAGNFIEVTADTPYLQIGEHKYGKPILDRAVNFNTDIPDALKIGLISMDSTMRSNLGVGMPIDIMVAHRDALKADINYRIEPGEPYYHDLRERWSAALRAAHIAIPRPPYATGKNGVLDAG
- a CDS encoding prolyl oligopeptidase family serine peptidase, encoding MTQRDSRPTIADPDDDPRLWLEAVEGSEAIAWVSRQNAATLRRFGGTGFEQDRDTLAAILDRPDRIPLVTRHGCHVYNVWKDAGNPRGLWRRTTLASYAQAQPQWEVLLDLDALACTEGEDWIWAGAAVEAGARPQRALARLSRGGSDAAMHREFDLEERRFVAGGFVLPEAKGGLAWIDRDTVAMASSLGEGMATRSGYARTIRLWRRGADPLAAPVIFETTADAMSVWAEVDRTAGGERLWFLEKPAFFDTIGWVGDRSGPRQRLDLPLDAAWNVFGDWLAVKPRKAWTVGGATHAADTLLGISLFAFLAGERRFATLFEPGERRVLKAFFWNAGRLVLSVMDNLEPVFEIAVPAEPAFPEGHGWERHPIDNLPGKGVVSLWSLDEDESESNGELLVAVEDPVTPPQILLLDIAEGAAEPRAPMLLKRSPASFDASGLVVTRHSAVSIDGEAIPYVQVGPAAVTGEAPVHMTGYGGFGVTVEPHYGSAVGKLWLERGGTSVIANIRGGGEFGSRWHDAGRREGKRLSHDDFAAVARDLVKRGVTRPGRIAAEGGSNGGLLIANMLTRYPERFGALFCTIPLIDMRRYSKLLAGASWIDEYGDPDRPADWAFLRDISAYHRAEADRPYPPILIATTRRDDRVHPGHARKMAAKLQDLGYEASFYEPEAGGHGYGKDNSERASFIALGHAFLRRAIGWETDDGILSNP